The Shewanella halotolerans region AAAACTCTTCCTTTTCTGCGGCAAGATGGGCGCGGGTAAGTCGACCAAGGCGAGAATCATCGCCGATGAAAACGGGGCGCTGTTACTGTCGGAAGATGAATGGTTAGCGGCCCACTTCCCCAATCAGATCGAGTCGTTTGATGACTATATTCACTATGCAAGCCTCATCAAGCCCTTCATCAAAAACCATGTGGCGCGCCTGATAAACCTAGGCACTAACGTGGTGATGGATTTTCCCGCCAACACCCGCAAGCAGCGGCAGTGGTTTGTCTCGCTCTGCAACGAGCTAGCTTGCGAGCATCAGCTCATCTATCTGGATCTCAGCGATCAGCAGTGCCTGGCTCAAATAGACAAGCGGCGCCAGGAGCAGCCCGAGCGCGCCCGCTTCGATAACGAAGCCGTGTTCCGTCAGGTGACGCAATATTTTGAGCAGCCGACTGACGATGAGGGGCTGGATATATTGTTAGTCACACGGAATTACTAAGTTACATTAGAACTTTCCTTTTTATTTTAATAACTTAACTAAATTGCTTAACCAAACAACTTAAGCCCATGGCGCAAGGAGAACACTTTGATTCCAGGCTACAGCATCACCACAGACAAGGATGCGTTCGATTTCGATGTCATCTACGGCTTTATCTCCCAGAGCTATTGGGCCATGGGGATCCCCAAGGAAACCATGAAACGAGCCATTGCCAACTCCCTCTGTTTCGGGGTTTTCGATACTGATAACAAGCAGGTGGGCTTCGCACGC contains the following coding sequences:
- a CDS encoding AAA family ATPase; amino-acid sequence: MAHKGKLFLFCGKMGAGKSTKARIIADENGALLLSEDEWLAAHFPNQIESFDDYIHYASLIKPFIKNHVARLINLGTNVVMDFPANTRKQRQWFVSLCNELACEHQLIYLDLSDQQCLAQIDKRRQEQPERARFDNEAVFRQVTQYFEQPTDDEGLDILLVTRNY